One window of Cohnella hashimotonis genomic DNA carries:
- a CDS encoding MurR/RpiR family transcriptional regulator, whose product MGILQAIEDRLDTLHPKERELAEKLLGHPQEAVGMTISKLAEWTGASSATVSRFCRAMQFQSFADFKMKLAAELASQPASGQYQDIVAGNPLADIVSAITANHVRSLTDTTNLLDLQQLRAAITALHGAGRIDLYGVATSGLVAEDFFHKLIRIGKAAAVFSDHHMQLTSAASLTERDVAVGISYSGETLEIIDALRYAAERGATTISITRFGQSTLSSHASIRLFTSSSEAGMRRGDMASRIAQLHVVDVLFTGLVSEHFDEYVPRLERSFQTVRQYTGKRERNPL is encoded by the coding sequence ATGGGCATTCTGCAAGCGATCGAGGACCGGCTGGACACGCTGCATCCCAAGGAGCGCGAGCTGGCCGAGAAGCTGCTCGGACATCCGCAGGAAGCGGTCGGTATGACGATCTCCAAGCTCGCCGAATGGACGGGCGCGAGTTCGGCCACCGTATCCCGCTTCTGCCGCGCGATGCAGTTCCAGAGCTTCGCCGACTTCAAGATGAAGCTGGCGGCCGAGCTCGCGAGCCAGCCTGCGTCCGGACAGTACCAGGATATCGTCGCCGGCAATCCCCTCGCGGACATCGTCTCGGCGATTACGGCGAACCATGTGCGATCGCTGACCGATACGACCAACCTGCTGGATCTGCAGCAGCTGCGCGCCGCGATAACGGCGCTTCACGGCGCGGGGCGTATCGATTTGTACGGCGTGGCGACATCCGGGCTCGTCGCGGAGGACTTTTTCCACAAGCTGATTCGAATCGGCAAGGCGGCCGCCGTCTTCTCCGACCATCATATGCAGCTGACCTCCGCAGCCTCGCTGACCGAACGGGACGTCGCCGTCGGCATCTCGTACTCGGGGGAGACGCTCGAGATTATCGACGCGCTGCGCTACGCCGCGGAACGAGGCGCTACGACCATCTCCATCACGCGCTTCGGACAATCGACGCTGTCCTCGCACGCATCGATTCGCCTTTTCACCTCATCCTCCGAAGCCGGCATGCGGCGGGGCGACATGGCTTCCCGTATTGCGCAGCTTCACGTTGTAGACGTGCTTTTCACGGGACTTGTGAGCGAGCATTTTGACGAGTACGTGCCGAGACTGGAGCGATCGTTCCAGACCGTGCGCCAATATACAGGTAAAAGGGAGAGAAATCCGTTATGA
- the nagB gene encoding glucosamine-6-phosphate deaminase codes for MNLLVFDENEKLNEAGANIIVSLVQTNPRAVLGLATGGTPVGIYEQVVRNYKQGLVSFRNAISYNLDEYVGLPEDHPESYHTYMRQHLFDHIDLLPENAHLPNGNAADPDAECAAYDEMIERSGQIDLQLLGIGHNGHIGFNEPDTDLVRGTHVVTLAEETLKANARYFDSIDDVPKRAITMGIGSILKAKTILLVIRGADKAEIAKRALTGPITTDVPASLLQTHPRLTVLLDRAAARHLS; via the coding sequence ATGAATCTGTTAGTATTTGACGAGAACGAAAAGCTGAACGAAGCGGGCGCGAATATCATCGTGAGTCTGGTGCAGACGAATCCGCGGGCCGTGCTGGGTCTGGCGACCGGCGGAACGCCAGTCGGCATCTACGAGCAGGTCGTCCGCAACTACAAGCAAGGGCTGGTGAGCTTCCGCAATGCCATCAGCTATAATCTCGACGAATACGTCGGCTTGCCCGAGGATCATCCGGAAAGCTACCATACCTACATGCGTCAGCACCTGTTCGACCACATCGACCTTCTGCCTGAGAACGCGCACCTGCCCAACGGCAACGCCGCGGATCCGGACGCCGAATGCGCGGCTTACGACGAGATGATCGAGCGCTCGGGCCAGATCGACCTCCAATTGCTCGGCATCGGGCACAACGGCCATATCGGCTTCAACGAACCGGATACCGACCTCGTGCGCGGCACGCACGTCGTGACGCTCGCCGAAGAGACGCTCAAAGCGAACGCCCGCTACTTCGATTCGATCGACGACGTGCCGAAGCGCGCGATCACGATGGGTATCGGCAGCATTCTTAAGGCGAAGACGATCCTGCTCGTCATCCGCGGCGCGGACAAGGCGGAGATCGCGAAGCGGGCGCTGACCGGCCCGATCACGACGGACGTGCCGGCATCGCTGCTGCAGACGCACCCGCGTCTGACGGTGCTGCTCGACCGCGCCGCCGCGAGGCATTTGTCATGA
- the nagA gene encoding N-acetylglucosamine-6-phosphate deacetylase: MSGSAGRDGVGGTLIANARIVAPGGVLDGGWIWLRGAEIAAIGGSSDPLPAAAASAERIDGAGGWVLPGFVDVHVHGGGGHDFMDADESLAGIGAIAQFHAKHGTTGMLATSLTASREELTAMIDRASRYMAGDMPFAQVLGVHLEGPFVSLKWKGAQNPDYIGPPQLDWLDEWVARYPGVLKLQTLAPELPGALDYIERLASHGIVPSAGHTDATYEQIVAAADRGLRHAVHTYNAMTPLHHRNPGTVGAVLSDDRISAEVIADGHHVHHAAIKVLTRAKGNGKVILVTDAMAAAGMPDGEGYELGGLPVVLTCGVARLKDGGNLAGSTLTMIGAFRHMVREVGIDVPAASTMASGNPARQLGLGGVTGSLEAGKRADVLLLDEALELRGVWARGRLQD; this comes from the coding sequence ATGAGCGGCTCTGCGGGACGGGACGGCGTTGGCGGGACGCTGATCGCGAACGCGCGGATCGTCGCGCCGGGCGGCGTCCTTGACGGCGGCTGGATCTGGCTGCGGGGCGCGGAGATCGCCGCGATCGGCGGGTCTTCCGATCCGCTGCCGGCTGCGGCTGCCAGTGCAGAGCGGATTGACGGCGCGGGCGGCTGGGTGCTCCCCGGCTTCGTCGACGTACATGTGCACGGCGGCGGCGGGCATGACTTCATGGATGCGGACGAATCGCTGGCCGGCATCGGTGCGATCGCGCAGTTCCATGCGAAGCACGGGACGACCGGCATGCTCGCGACCTCGCTCACCGCCTCGCGGGAGGAGCTGACGGCCATGATCGACCGGGCGAGCCGGTACATGGCGGGCGATATGCCGTTCGCGCAGGTGCTGGGCGTACATCTCGAAGGCCCGTTCGTCAGCCTCAAATGGAAAGGCGCGCAAAATCCGGACTATATCGGACCGCCGCAGCTCGATTGGCTTGACGAATGGGTCGCGCGTTATCCCGGCGTCCTCAAGCTGCAGACACTGGCGCCCGAGCTGCCCGGCGCGCTCGACTATATCGAGCGGTTGGCTTCGCACGGCATCGTGCCGTCGGCCGGACATACTGACGCGACTTACGAACAGATCGTCGCCGCAGCGGATCGCGGCCTTCGGCACGCCGTCCACACGTACAACGCGATGACCCCGCTTCATCATCGCAATCCGGGCACCGTCGGCGCCGTACTCTCCGACGACCGGATCAGTGCCGAGGTCATCGCGGACGGCCATCACGTCCATCATGCCGCGATCAAAGTGCTCACCCGCGCCAAAGGCAACGGAAAGGTCATCCTCGTCACCGACGCGATGGCTGCGGCAGGTATGCCGGACGGCGAAGGTTACGAACTCGGCGGCTTGCCCGTCGTCCTGACGTGCGGCGTCGCCCGCCTGAAGGACGGCGGCAACCTCGCGGGCAGCACGCTCACGATGATCGGCGCGTTCCGCCACATGGTGCGCGAAGTCGGCATCGACGTCCCGGCCGCCAGCACCATGGCCAGCGGCAACCCGGCCCGCCAGCTCGGGCTCGGGGGCGTCACCGGCTCGCTGGAAGCCGGCAAGCGTGCGGACGTGCTCCTGTTGGACGAAGCGCTCGAGCTGCGCGGAGTGTGGGCCCGCGGCAGGCTGCAGGATTAA
- a CDS encoding TVP38/TMEM64 family protein has translation MDILNELRHIDERKLLEWLDQYRAYGPLPGILLTFMKSFVPPLPTILIVGVNAAVYGLWLGFLYSWIGIVLGCLVTFAVIRKIADRPYWQRWAERPRVSKGMRWVRRNAFSYVFLLSLFPVGPFVVINIAAALARMRFRSFLVAILLGKAVMVFVISFIGHDPAQFLRHPEQALYALLFVAATWWIGRWVETYGIRRAERREGAGTAERLS, from the coding sequence ATGGACATCCTGAACGAATTGCGGCACATAGATGAAAGGAAATTGCTGGAGTGGCTCGACCAATACCGCGCGTACGGCCCGCTGCCGGGCATTTTGCTCACCTTCATGAAGTCCTTCGTGCCTCCGCTGCCGACCATCCTCATCGTAGGCGTAAATGCGGCTGTGTACGGACTCTGGCTGGGCTTCCTCTACTCCTGGATCGGCATCGTGCTGGGCTGCCTCGTCACGTTCGCCGTCATCCGCAAGATCGCGGACCGTCCGTATTGGCAGCGCTGGGCGGAGCGCCCCCGGGTGAGCAAGGGCATGCGCTGGGTGCGCCGCAACGCGTTCAGCTACGTATTTTTGCTCAGCCTGTTCCCGGTCGGCCCCTTTGTCGTCATCAACATCGCGGCCGCGCTGGCCCGCATGCGCTTCCGCTCGTTTTTGGTCGCGATCCTGCTGGGCAAGGCCGTCATGGTGTTCGTGATCTCTTTCATCGGACACGATCCCGCGCAGTTCCTCCGCCATCCGGAGCAGGCGCTGTACGCGCTGCTGTTCGTCGCCGCCACCTGGTGGATCGGACGTTGGGTCGAGACCTATGGAATCCGGAGGGCGGAGCGGCGGGAGGGCGCAGGGACCGCGGAAAGGCTAAGCTGA
- a CDS encoding SDR family NAD(P)-dependent oxidoreductase: MQINLSGKTALITGASGQLGRVMARTLAGCGANVAIHYRGNAAKAEELRAELEGMGVRALTVQADVTKLAEVLAMKDTVSAGLGAVDIVVANAVIQYQWTSVLEQAVEDYVGQFESCVLQSVHLAKAFLPDMIAKGGGRLVGINTECAMQNFPTQSAYVAGKRGMDGVYRVLAKEVGEHQITVNQVAPGWTISERDRTDGTERSESYESTVPLKRRGTDQEIANVVAFLASDLASFITGAYVPVSGGNVMPAI, encoded by the coding sequence ATGCAAATTAATCTGTCGGGCAAAACGGCGCTCATCACCGGCGCATCCGGCCAGCTCGGCCGCGTAATGGCGCGTACACTGGCCGGATGCGGCGCGAACGTCGCGATACACTATCGGGGCAACGCCGCCAAGGCGGAGGAGCTTCGCGCGGAGCTCGAGGGCATGGGCGTGCGCGCGCTGACCGTGCAGGCGGACGTGACCAAGCTGGCAGAAGTGCTGGCAATGAAGGATACGGTATCAGCCGGGCTGGGCGCAGTCGACATCGTCGTCGCCAATGCGGTCATCCAGTATCAATGGACGAGCGTGCTGGAGCAAGCGGTCGAAGACTACGTCGGCCAGTTCGAGTCCTGCGTGCTGCAGAGCGTACACCTGGCCAAAGCCTTCTTGCCGGACATGATCGCGAAGGGCGGCGGCCGGCTGGTCGGCATCAACACGGAGTGCGCCATGCAGAACTTCCCGACGCAGTCCGCGTACGTCGCGGGCAAGCGCGGAATGGACGGCGTGTACCGGGTGCTGGCCAAGGAAGTCGGCGAGCATCAGATCACCGTGAACCAGGTCGCGCCGGGCTGGACGATCAGCGAGCGGGACCGGACGGACGGCACGGAGCGCAGCGAATCCTACGAGAGCACGGTTCCGCTTAAGCGACGCGGCACCGACCAGGAGATCGCCAATGTCGTCGCGTTCCTGGCCTCGGATCTGGCGAGCTTCATCACCGGCGCCTATGTGCCGGTCAGCGGCGGCAATGTGATGCCGGCAATTTGA
- a CDS encoding Dabb family protein, with protein MSKPNDSAIRHQVIFDLKHEKGSAEADRFLKDGWRILTSIPAVRNFEVSRQVSPKNDYTYGFSMEFASQAEYDSYNAHPAHVAFVTERWETEVSRFLEIDFVRERAAEEGQGDAN; from the coding sequence ATGAGCAAGCCTAATGATTCGGCGATCCGTCATCAGGTTATCTTCGATCTGAAGCATGAGAAGGGGTCTGCGGAGGCGGATCGATTCCTGAAGGACGGTTGGCGTATACTTACCTCCATTCCGGCCGTCCGAAACTTCGAGGTATCGAGGCAAGTCAGTCCCAAAAACGATTATACATACGGCTTCTCCATGGAATTCGCGTCGCAGGCCGAATATGACAGCTACAACGCGCATCCCGCTCATGTCGCTTTCGTAACCGAACGGTGGGAGACCGAAGTCTCGCGGTTCCTGGAGATCGACTTTGTCCGGGAACGGGCCGCAGAGGAAGGACAAGGCGATGCAAATTAA
- a CDS encoding LCP family protein codes for MNTPEKKRAWVRKTLKYAGIAVGALVLIVGSYAGYLVYKANHAINLMAGEEPAPSPSPSASGASGGQQEDADYASDSTLIKKPVTFLLAGIDRREGSGGTLNTDVLMLGSLNPQTNSASLISLPRDLQLKPEDLGTHKANYYYAYFFNKDKDTAMENTKEFYSDLFDFPIDYMIMINFDGLRKLVDAVGGVDVDVDMDMRYVDNADGTNIDLKKGYQHLDGAKALDFVRYRKSNRGTAESSDIARNARQQQVLSQLTDKLASFQGMLQWGKVLDLLGKNVQTDIPESILRDYIYNVKEMKPDTLNVLPLESRWESPYIIVKEDDLEQALDALRAEAGIHEPSDLKLADVVGLDPSPDPDDAR; via the coding sequence ATGAACACGCCAGAAAAAAAACGCGCCTGGGTGCGCAAAACGCTGAAATATGCAGGGATTGCCGTCGGTGCCCTCGTGCTCATCGTCGGAAGCTATGCCGGATACCTGGTATACAAAGCGAATCATGCCATCAACCTCATGGCCGGCGAAGAGCCCGCGCCATCGCCTTCCCCTTCGGCTTCCGGCGCGTCCGGCGGTCAGCAGGAGGATGCCGATTACGCAAGCGACAGCACGCTGATCAAGAAGCCCGTGACCTTCCTGCTGGCCGGCATCGACCGCAGGGAAGGCAGCGGCGGCACGCTCAACACGGACGTCCTCATGCTCGGCAGCCTTAATCCGCAGACCAACTCGGCCAGCCTGATCTCTCTGCCGCGCGACCTTCAACTTAAGCCGGAAGACCTAGGCACCCACAAGGCCAACTACTACTATGCCTATTTCTTCAACAAAGACAAAGATACGGCGATGGAAAACACGAAGGAGTTTTACAGCGACCTGTTCGACTTCCCGATCGATTATATGATCATGATCAACTTCGACGGGCTTCGCAAGCTGGTGGACGCGGTCGGCGGCGTCGATGTCGACGTTGATATGGATATGCGGTACGTGGACAACGCGGACGGCACGAACATTGATCTGAAAAAAGGTTATCAGCATCTGGACGGCGCCAAGGCGCTCGACTTCGTCCGTTACCGGAAGTCGAACCGCGGCACCGCCGAATCCTCCGACATCGCCCGCAACGCGCGCCAGCAGCAAGTGCTAAGCCAGCTTACCGACAAGCTCGCTTCGTTCCAGGGGATGCTTCAGTGGGGCAAGGTGCTCGACCTGCTCGGCAAAAACGTGCAGACCGACATTCCCGAATCGATCCTCCGCGACTATATCTATAACGTCAAGGAAATGAAACCGGACACGCTGAACGTGCTGCCGCTTGAGAGCCGTTGGGAGAGCCCTTATATCATCGTCAAGGAAGACGATCTCGAGCAAGCGCTCGACGCCCTGCGCGCCGAAGCAGGCATTCATGAACCAAGCGATCTGAAGCTGGCCGACGTCGTCGGACTCGATCCCTCCCCGGATCCGGACGACGCCAGGTAA
- a CDS encoding DUF1294 domain-containing protein, with protein MIVFYYLLAVNLIAFIIMGYDKTKAMHKERRVPEKRLFLIATIGGALGMLLGMRFFRHKTKHRSFTAGIPALLVLNAVLVMVWFGR; from the coding sequence ATGATCGTTTTTTACTACCTGCTGGCGGTCAACCTGATCGCTTTCATCATCATGGGTTACGACAAGACGAAGGCGATGCACAAGGAGAGGCGCGTGCCGGAGAAGCGGCTGTTCCTGATCGCGACGATCGGCGGCGCGCTCGGCATGCTGCTGGGCATGCGCTTTTTCCGCCACAAGACAAAGCACCGCTCCTTCACGGCGGGCATTCCTGCCCTGCTCGTGCTGAACGCGGTGCTCGTGATGGTCTGGTTCGGCCGTTAG
- a CDS encoding DUF1904 family protein, protein MPHLYFRGLSVERVQAMSGSLEAELSVIIGCEPSDLMLEVIHTTCVSGGRIAPSYPFVEIAWFERGREVRDAVARCLDRLIRDGGVPEVEVAFRGYRPSDYYANGEPFGVDPAEAELEALRADNAKLKEDLARARKAAAAATAGSMSTRLRDALRE, encoded by the coding sequence ATGCCCCATTTATACTTTAGAGGACTGTCCGTCGAACGGGTCCAAGCCATGAGCGGTTCGCTGGAGGCCGAGCTGTCCGTCATTATCGGCTGCGAGCCAAGCGATCTTATGCTTGAGGTCATTCATACGACCTGCGTGTCCGGAGGGCGTATCGCGCCTTCCTATCCCTTTGTCGAGATCGCCTGGTTCGAGCGCGGCCGGGAAGTCCGCGACGCGGTCGCCCGCTGCCTGGACAGGCTTATCCGAGACGGCGGCGTGCCGGAAGTTGAGGTTGCGTTCCGCGGCTACCGGCCATCCGATTATTATGCGAACGGCGAGCCGTTCGGCGTCGATCCCGCGGAGGCGGAGCTCGAGGCGCTGCGCGCGGACAACGCCAAGCTGAAGGAGGATCTGGCCCGCGCGCGCAAAGCCGCGGCCGCCGCGACCGCAGGCTCGATGTCGACCCGTCTGCGTGACGCATTGAGAGAGTAG
- a CDS encoding metallophosphoesterase family protein produces the protein MESKLRFRKDGTFKIVQFTDLHWQNGEKEDLRTRRLMERVLSEEKPDLIVFTGDIVFSLGCRDPYASIAQAVSTAALSGTPWAAVFGNHDSEGDVSRERLMETLVGQQGCLASAGPDSVHGVGNYALTIDGANGERRHALYFLDAGSYSELDRIPGYDWIREDQIDWFREKAAALSAKGAAPLTSLVFFHIPLPEYKEVWRTRPCDGRRFEDISCPKLNSGMFAAMAEAGGVLGTFCGHDHINDFEGTLHGIRLTYGRSTGYHTYGRLGFKRGARVIEMKEEGKRYNTWIRLAGGKKLSAPRIHKPRKKRP, from the coding sequence ATGGAAAGCAAGCTGCGATTCCGCAAGGACGGAACGTTTAAAATCGTACAATTTACGGATCTTCACTGGCAGAACGGAGAAAAGGAGGATCTTCGGACACGGCGGCTGATGGAGCGGGTTTTAAGCGAGGAAAAGCCGGACCTGATCGTCTTTACGGGCGACATCGTCTTCAGTCTGGGCTGCAGGGATCCGTATGCGTCCATTGCGCAAGCTGTGTCCACGGCAGCCCTGAGCGGCACGCCATGGGCTGCCGTCTTCGGCAACCACGACAGCGAAGGCGACGTGTCGCGCGAGCGGCTGATGGAGACGCTGGTCGGGCAGCAGGGATGCCTTGCGAGCGCCGGACCCGATTCCGTCCATGGCGTCGGCAACTATGCGCTTACGATCGACGGAGCGAACGGAGAAAGGCGTCACGCGCTCTATTTTTTGGACGCAGGCAGCTATTCCGAGCTGGACAGGATCCCCGGCTACGATTGGATTCGCGAGGATCAGATCGACTGGTTCAGAGAGAAGGCCGCTGCGTTAAGCGCGAAGGGCGCTGCGCCGCTGACGTCGCTCGTCTTTTTTCATATTCCGCTGCCCGAGTACAAGGAGGTCTGGCGCACGCGTCCGTGCGACGGACGCAGATTCGAGGATATATCCTGTCCCAAGCTGAATTCGGGCATGTTTGCGGCAATGGCGGAGGCCGGCGGCGTGCTCGGCACGTTCTGCGGGCACGATCATATCAACGACTTCGAAGGGACCCTGCACGGTATCCGGCTCACTTACGGAAGGTCGACGGGCTATCATACTTACGGCCGGCTGGGGTTCAAACGCGGGGCACGCGTGATCGAAATGAAGGAGGAAGGCAAACGCTACAACACCTGGATCAGGCTGGCCGGGGGCAAGAAGCTGTCCGCGCCGAGAATCCACAAGCCCCGCAAAAAGCGGCCTTAA
- a CDS encoding homocysteine synthase → MSEQQYQPETLAVHAGQQIDPTTLSRAVPIYQTSSYGFRDAEHAANLFALKEFGNIYTRLMNPTSDVFENRIAALEGGAAALATASGQAAITYSILNIAGVGDEVVSSSTLYGGTYNLFSTTLPKLGVNVKFVDAADPENFRAAITDKTKALYAETIGNPKGDVLDIEAVAKIAHENGIPLIVDNTFPSPYLLRPIEWGADIVVHSATKFIGGHGTSIGGVIVDGGKFDWAASGKFPGLTTPDPSYHGVVYSEAVGPIAYIIKARVQLMRDMGAAISPFNSFLLLQGLETLHLRMERHSSNALEVARYLENHPHVEWVSYTGLPSHESYELAKKYLPKGQGAILTFGIKGGVEAGKKVISSVKLLSHLANVGDSKSLIIHPASTTHQQLSEEQQNASGVSPNLIRLSIGTESIVDILADLGQAIEASQQ, encoded by the coding sequence ATGTCCGAGCAACAATATCAACCCGAAACACTGGCCGTCCATGCCGGCCAACAGATCGATCCGACGACCCTGTCGCGCGCGGTGCCGATCTATCAAACTTCCTCCTACGGCTTCCGCGACGCGGAGCATGCAGCCAATCTGTTTGCGCTGAAGGAGTTCGGCAATATCTACACGCGGCTCATGAACCCGACTTCGGACGTGTTCGAAAACCGCATCGCGGCGCTCGAAGGCGGCGCAGCCGCGCTCGCGACGGCGTCGGGCCAAGCGGCCATCACCTATTCGATCTTGAATATCGCGGGCGTCGGCGATGAAGTCGTATCTTCCTCGACGCTGTACGGCGGCACTTATAATTTGTTCTCCACGACGCTGCCCAAGCTGGGCGTCAACGTCAAGTTCGTCGATGCCGCCGATCCGGAAAACTTCCGTGCGGCGATCACCGACAAGACCAAGGCGCTGTACGCCGAGACGATCGGCAATCCGAAAGGCGACGTGCTCGATATCGAAGCGGTCGCCAAGATCGCGCACGAGAACGGCATTCCGCTTATCGTGGACAACACGTTCCCGAGCCCATACCTGCTCCGTCCGATCGAGTGGGGCGCGGATATCGTCGTGCATTCGGCGACGAAGTTCATCGGCGGCCACGGCACCTCGATCGGCGGCGTTATCGTAGACGGCGGCAAGTTCGATTGGGCTGCCAGCGGCAAGTTCCCGGGACTCACGACGCCGGACCCCAGCTATCACGGCGTCGTCTACAGCGAGGCGGTCGGTCCGATCGCGTACATCATCAAAGCGCGCGTGCAGTTGATGCGCGATATGGGCGCCGCAATCTCGCCGTTCAACTCGTTCCTGCTGCTGCAAGGTCTCGAGACGTTGCATCTGCGCATGGAGCGCCACAGCAGCAATGCGCTTGAAGTCGCGCGCTATCTTGAGAATCATCCGCATGTGGAATGGGTCAGCTATACGGGCCTGCCGAGTCACGAATCGTACGAGCTCGCCAAGAAGTACCTGCCGAAGGGTCAGGGCGCCATTCTGACGTTCGGCATCAAAGGCGGCGTCGAGGCGGGCAAAAAGGTCATCTCAAGCGTGAAGCTTTTGTCCCACCTGGCGAACGTAGGCGACTCCAAGTCGCTGATCATCCACCCGGCCAGCACGACGCACCAGCAGCTCTCCGAAGAGCAGCAGAACGCAAGCGGCGTCAGTCCGAACCTGATCCGTCTGTCGATTGGCACCGAGTCGATCGTCGACATTCTGGCGGATCTCGGCCAGGCGATCGAAGCAAGCCAGCAATAA
- a CDS encoding AAA family ATPase, with protein MQRGPTAVQTPAFVASYDYRAQEGTERYFDYARTVARIAGMLSDRFGCEFKLYDQADQGDVWDGLAEDIESDYPGLVHVASIFDLVESRQISFQPKLGETIYRMRPSVRNNLFAYPEYRVALVRMPMLVHLGLLSTEDLIFASDDEQLIACLQAIQLRRSEERKMHVYTDTREGLQHCREPISQAIPREDVMMDETLKQQIFRSVDEFFGGDRTFFEQYQIPYKRGILLYGKPGNGKTTLVQSIAGSVESPVFYWQITEYTNSESIREVFAAAVKQAPSVLVIEDIDSMPDSCRSFFLNILDGATAKEGVFLIGTTNYPQKIDPALINRAGRFDRAYEVKLPDEALRLAYLRRKGLAELAGDEQAVHAAERTQGFSLAQLNELYVSAALQKRYDDRIDLEQLVLGLRNDLDKGRNRDWLNGTDWGGASNRIGFQ; from the coding sequence ATGCAGAGAGGACCGACCGCCGTACAGACGCCGGCATTCGTCGCTTCGTACGATTATCGCGCCCAGGAAGGGACGGAGCGCTATTTCGACTATGCGAGGACCGTTGCGAGAATTGCCGGCATGCTCTCGGACCGCTTCGGTTGCGAATTCAAGCTCTACGATCAGGCGGATCAGGGAGACGTGTGGGACGGCTTGGCCGAAGACATCGAATCGGACTATCCGGGACTCGTCCACGTTGCATCAATCTTCGACCTTGTCGAATCCAGGCAAATTTCTTTTCAGCCGAAGCTCGGCGAGACGATCTACCGAATGCGGCCTTCGGTCCGCAACAATCTGTTCGCATACCCTGAATACCGCGTCGCGCTCGTCCGGATGCCGATGCTCGTCCATCTGGGGCTGCTCTCGACCGAGGACCTGATCTTCGCGTCCGACGACGAACAGCTTATCGCCTGTCTCCAGGCGATACAGCTGCGGCGTTCGGAGGAACGCAAGATGCATGTGTATACCGACACGCGCGAAGGGTTGCAGCACTGCCGCGAGCCGATCTCCCAGGCCATCCCCCGGGAAGACGTCATGATGGACGAGACGCTCAAGCAGCAAATTTTCCGCTCCGTCGACGAATTTTTCGGCGGCGACCGGACGTTTTTCGAGCAGTACCAGATTCCGTACAAGCGGGGCATCCTCCTCTACGGCAAGCCGGGCAACGGCAAGACGACGCTGGTCCAATCGATCGCCGGCAGCGTTGAGTCGCCGGTTTTCTACTGGCAGATCACCGAGTATACGAACAGCGAATCGATTCGCGAAGTGTTCGCCGCTGCCGTCAAGCAGGCGCCTTCCGTGCTGGTCATCGAGGACATCGATTCGATGCCCGACTCGTGCCGGTCGTTTTTCCTGAACATTCTGGACGGCGCGACGGCCAAGGAAGGCGTGTTCCTGATCGGGACGACCAATTATCCGCAAAAAATCGATCCTGCGCTGATCAATCGCGCCGGCCGGTTCGACCGCGCCTACGAGGTCAAGCTGCCGGACGAGGCGCTGCGCCTGGCGTACCTGCGGCGCAAGGGTCTGGCTGAATTGGCGGGGGATGAGCAGGCCGTCCATGCGGCGGAACGTACCCAAGGTTTCTCGCTCGCACAGCTCAACGAGCTCTACGTATCCGCGGCCTTGCAGAAGCGTTACGACGATCGCATCGACCTGGAGCAGCTGGTGCTCGGACTTCGCAACGACCTGGACAAAGGACGCAATCGGGATTGGCTGAACGGCACGGACTGGGGCGGCGCATCCAATCGCATTGGATTCCAATAA